The following is a genomic window from Cupriavidus taiwanensis.
TCGACCTGGTGCGCGCCCCCGCGCAACTGGCGGCGTGGCAGGCCGCGCTGCCCGGGCATGCGGTGCTGTCGCTGGGCGTGATCGACGGCCGCAATATCTGGCGCACCGACCTGCGCCGCGTGCTGGCCCTGCTGCGCCCGCTGCACGGCGCGCTGGGCGAGCGCCTGTGGCTGGCGCCGTCGTGCTCGCTGCTGCATGTGCCGGTGTCGCTGGCACAGGAGGCGCGGCTCGATGCCGAGCTGAAGTCCTGGCTCGCCTTCGCCACGGAAAAGCTGGACGAGCTGTCGGTGCTGGCCCGCGCACTGGACCATGGCGACGCGGCCGTCGCCGACGCCCTGGCCGCATCGGACGCCGCACAGGCGTCGCGCCGGGCCTCGCGGCGCGTGGTCAACCCGCGCGTGCAGCAGCGCCTGGCCGGCGTGAACGACGCGATGGCCCGACGCGCCAGCCCCTTCGCCGAGCGCATCGAGCGCCAGCGCGCGGCGCTGGCGCTGCCGCTGTTGCCGACCACCACGATCGGCTCGTTCCCGCAGACCGCGGCAATCCGCCAGACCCGGGCCGCCTTCAAGCGCGGCGAGATCGGCGCGCTGGAATACCTGGAGCGCATCCGCGCCGAGATCGCGCTGGCAGTGCGCAAGCAGGAAGCGCTGGGGCTGGACGTGCTGGTGCACGGCGAGGCCGAGCGCAACGACATGGTCGAATACTTCGGCGAGCAGTTGTGCGGCTATGGCTTTACCGAGAACGGCTGGGTGCAGAGCTACGGCTCGCGCTGCGTCAAGCCGCCGGTGATCTACGGCGACGTGTACCGCCCGGAACCGATGACGGTCGACACCGCCCGCTACGCGCAGTCGCTGACCGAGCGGCCGATGAAGGGCATGCTGACCGGCCCCATCACCATGCTGCAGTGGTCCTTCGTGCGCGACGACCAGCCGCGCGCCACCACCGCGCGCCAGCTCGCGCTGGCGATCCGCGACGAGGTGTGCGACCTGGAGCAGGCCGGCATCCGCGTGATCCAGATCGATGAACCGGCGCTGCGCGAAGGGCTGCCGCTGCGCCGCGCCGACTGGGACGCCTACCTGGACTGGGCCGTGACCGCGTTCCGCCTGTCGGCCAGCGGCGTGCAGGACCAGACCCAGATCCACACGCATATGTGCTATGCCGAGTTCAACGACATCCTGCCCGCGATCGCGGCGCTGGACGCGGACGTGATCACCATCGAGACCTCGCGCTCGGCAATGGAATTGCTGGAGGGCTTCGGCGACTTCGACTACCCCAACGAGATCGGGCCGGGCGTCTATGACATCCACTCGCCGCGCGTGCCGTCGGTGCAGGCGATGGAGCGGCTGCTCGATCGCGCCTGCGAGGTGGTGCCGCCGCAGCGGCTGTGGGTCAACCCGGACTGCGGCCTGAAGACGCGCGGCTGGGAGGAAACCGAAGCGGCGCTGGCCAACATGGTCAGTGCGGCGCGCGCGCTGCGCCAGCGCCTGTCGGCGCCGGAGGTCGCGGCATGGAAGCGCGTCGAGCGCACGGGCGCGACCGTGGCCGCGCCGGTGCCGCACGCGGCCGGCGCCTGCACCGCCTGCGCCACGCACGCGCACTGACCAGCCGGCCGGCGCCACGTAAAAGAACAGGCCGCATGCCCGTCGGGGCATGCGGCCTGTTTGCCTGCCAGCGCCTGGCGGATCAGTTCACCCGCATCACCGGCGGCGGCATCCAGGTGCCGTCCAGCAGCGCCTGTTCCGGCCAGTACGCGCGCAGCATCATGTTCAGGCCATCGGGCGGCGCCGGCAGCCAGTTGGCCGCCCTGGCGCCGGCCGGGCGCTCATGCTGGATGTAGATATCGAGCGAGCCGTCGCGGTTGTAGCGCAGGCGGTCGCGGCTGCCGATGGCATAGCGCTGGATCGGGTTCGGCACGAAGGCCTGGCGCTCGTTGTACAGCGTCAGCGACCAGAACGCGCGCGCCGGCGGCAGCTGGTGCTTGTCGAAGTGCAGCACGTAACGCGCCCCGCCCTGCAGCGGCTTGCCATTGGCATCGGTGCGGGTGGAGGCGTAGATCGCATCCTCCGGCAGGTTGGCGCCGAGCCCCACCCACGCGGTGACCGCGCGGCGGCCATAGCTGGTGCCGTAGGTGCCGAGGTCGCGATGCATGACCCAGCCGTTGCCGGCGTCGGCGTTGCCCTTGCGCGCGGCCTGCTCGATCGCCGCCAGCGCGGCGGTGGCGCCCTCCTGCACCGCCCGCGCGGTGGACGGCTCCATCACCGTGGTCTTGAACGGCACGCCGGGGCGGATGCCCATGCGGCGCATCTTCTCGACCATGGCGCTGTCGGCCGGCGCCGGCGGGTTGGCCGGCAGCAGTGCGGCAAAGCGCGAGAAGAACGCCTGCGCGTCCATGGCTGCCACCTGCTCCACCGGGGCGCTGTCGGGATCGAGCGCGGGCCGCGGCGCGGCCTTGTCCGGCACGCGGCGGCCGCCGCCCCAGGCCGACAGCGGCGTCAGCCGGTACTGGTCCTGCAGCCGGTGCACCGCGGGGAAGTCCTGCTTGCCGCTGGCTTGCGTGCGGCCGATCAGCCAGACCATCGAGGTGGGCGAGCGGATCTCCTGCATGCCCTTGGGCAGCGTGCCGCGCCAGTCCGGACCGGTGATGGCGAAGTTGCCGCGGCGCGTGCCGGTGGTGCGCTTGCCCGGTGCGGCGAACACGTTGGTCCACGCATCCATCAACGGCATCAGGTAATAACGCCCGCGCGTATCGGGCACGGACAGGATCACCGGCTCGCGCGACAGGTCCAGCCACGCCGACGAGTACAGCGTGTCGGCATTGGGGCTGACCACCTCGGTGAAGGTGGCATCCGGGAAGGTGCGCTTGTGGCTGAAGGTGTTGGCGGGCGTGCGCAGCGTCATCAGCTCGCGCGTCACGTCCATCAGCACCATCGGATAGGCAAAGGTGAAGACCTCGGCGGACAAGGCCTTCATGGCCTGGTCGGAGGGCGGCTGTTCGGCGGCGGCCGGGTTGCCGGCATAGTCAGGCGCGGTGGCGCAGCCGGACAGCATGACGGCGAGCGTGACCGCGCCCGCCAGTTGACGAAAGATAGGCTTCATGACCCCGATTCCCAAAGTTCTTGCGTGTTCTCCGGGCATTGCGGCTATGACTGCCGGCATGTCGTCCCGAAGGCGCATCTGTCCGTCGCATCTTGTCCGCGCGCTGCCGGCCTGTCAATTCCACGAAGGCGGGGAAAGCGCGCAGGCACACCTATGGCAAGCCGCGATGGCAAATGCGTGCATGATAAGCCACGCCGCGAAACTTTGCCGTCAAGCCGTTCCGGCACGGCGCCGGCGCGGTTCAGTACCGCATCTGGACATCGTCGACCTTGCCGGTGCGCGCGTTGTACAGGCAGACGTAGTGGAAGCCGATCGCTGATTCGCTGTTGTCGGGCTCGAACACGCCTTCGCCGTTGACCGAGGTCTGCGCGTTGGGACGCTGGTAGTACTGCTCGCGGTCGGCCATCAGCATCACGCTGCCCGGCTGCGGGTAGCGTCGCTGCAGGGCTTCCGCCACCGCGGGCTCGCAGGCCGCGGAGGCCGCGCGGGACATGGCCTGGGGGTCGACGGTGATGCGGGTGGCGGGCGGCGGCACCGGGCGCGGCGCCAGTTGCGGCGGCGTCTCGCAGGCCGCCAGCAGGCACGCAACCGGCAGGCACAGGTAAGAAGCTCGGATCACGCGGACCTCCTCCGGTAGGAACGCCGGCGTGGCGCTCCGGAAAGTGAAGCGGAGCTATCAGGTTACTGCCTGCGGCCGGAAAAGCCAAAGCCCGCCCACCCGCGCCGCAAGCCCGGGGTCACCGTGGCGGCCGCCGCGGCGCCGGGATTCCCCGGACTTTCGAATCCGCGAACGCGGCTAAACTAGCGCACGCGGCGTGCCCCGCCCTGCCCCCGGCGCGCCTCACGTACAACCCACGATGCCGACACAATGACAACCACAGAGACAAGCGGCAACCGCCCCGCCAACCCCACGCCGCTGCTGCGCACGGCCGCCAGCCTGCTGGTGGTGCGCGACGCGCCCGCCGGCATGGAAGTGCTGCTGGTGCGCCGCGTCGAACGCGCCAACGACCGCAGCAGCGGCGCTTATGTTTTCCCCGGCGGCACCCTCGATGCGCAAGACCGGCACCTGCACCCGCACGCCCACGGCCTCGATGACGTGCTCGCCAGCGAACGCCTGGGCCTGCCGGCCAGCGGCCTGGACTTCTACCTCGCCGCGGTGCGCGAGTGCTTTGAAGAGGCCGGCCTGCTGTTCGCCTGCGACCACCAGGGGCGCCTGCGCGCGCCGCACGAGCTGGACACCGCGCAGCAGGCGCTGCTGCGCGAGGCCGTGCAGCGCGGCGGCCCGGGATTGGCCCACGCCTGCGAGCAACTGGGCCTGCGCCTGGCGGCGGACCGCCTTGCCTATCACAGCTACTGGCTGACGCCGCCCGGCCTGCCCAAGCGTTTCGATACCCGCTTCTTCGTCGCGGTCGCACCCGAAGGCCAGCTTGCCGTGCCCGACGGCACCGAGATCGTCGAGCACCGCTGGGTGCGCCCGGCCGAGGCGGCCGACCCGGCCAGCGGCCTGCCGATGATGCATGTCACGCGCCGCACGCTGGGCTCGATCGCGCAGTTCGAGACCGCCGCCGCCTGCTTTGCCTATTTCTCGCAGTTGCGCGGCATCGCCTGCATCATGCCGCGGCTCGCCACCGGCGCGGCTGGGGTGCGACCGGTGATGCCGAACGAGCCGTGCTACGCCGAGATCGGCCGCATCGATCCCGACGGCAAGGTGCACGGCCGCTACGAACTTGCACCCGGCGTGCCGGTGCAGTTGTCCGAACGGGTGTGGCGCGTCACGGCCAACAATGGCAGCGTAATGACCGGCCCGGGCACCAACACCTACCTGGTCGGCGGCGGCGCGCGCAACGAATGGGCCGTGATCGATCCGGGCCCGGACGACGGCGAGCATGTGCGCGCCATCCTGGAAGCCGCGCCCGGCCCGATCCGCTGGATTCTCGCCACGCACACGCACCTGGACCATTCGCCCGCGGCGGCGGCGCTGCAGGCCGCCACCGGTGCCACCGTGCTGGGACGCGCCGCCCCCGCCGGCCCGTGGCAGGACCCCAGCTTCGCGCCGCAGCGCGAACTGGTGCACGGCGAGCGCCTGGCCCTGGCCGAAGACTGCACGCTGCGCGTATGCCACACCCCCGGCCATGCGTCCAACCATCTCTGCTACCTGCTGGAAGAAGAAAAGACTCTCTTCACCGGCGACCACGTGATGCAGGGATCGACGGTCGTGATCGGCCCGCCCGATGGCGACATGCGCGCCTACCTCGACTCGCTCGCGGCGCTGCAGGAAGAAGACCTGGAGTGGCTGGCGCCGGGGCACGGTTTCCTGATCGCGCGCCCGCAGGACGCCATCCGCATCCTGGTGCGCCACCGCCTGCAGCGCGAGGCCAAGGTGGCCGGCGCGCTGCGCGAACTCGGTCCTGCCGCGCTTGGCGAGCTGGTGCTGCGCGTCTATGACGATGTGCCGCCGCGCATGCACCCGGTGGCGCAGCGCTCGCTGCTTGCGCACCTGATCAAGCTGCGCGACGAAGGCAAGGCGCGCGAGGCGGACGGCATCTGGTCGGAAGCGGCGGGCTGACGCCGGCGGCGGCATTGAAGATTTTTCGGCGGGGGGCTTGCGCAAACCAATAATTGCGATACAATTGCGCCTCTCGTGTGCGGCTGTAGCTCAGTTGGATAGAGTACTTGGCTACGAACCAAGGGGTCGTGGGTTCGAATCCTGCCAGCCGCGCCACCTATGCAGAAAGAAAAAGGGCTTCCGGAAACGGAAGCCCTTTTTCCATTGCTGCGCGCCTGTTGCGCGCCACTGCCCCCACCACCCCTGCGAATCCCTACCACCGATACCGCGCCCCGACGGTTCCGCTCGGGTTGCGCCCCGCGCGGACCTTGAACCACAGCTTCACACCGGTCTTGGTATTGCCATGCGCACCGATATTGAACGAGAACAGTCCGCGCAGCAGGTCGGCATCGATCTTGGTGCCGTTGATATTGATGACCTGCTTGCGGCTTTCCTGCCACCAGTCAGCCTCGACGAACGGATAGATGCCCGCCAGCCGCGTCGGCTGCGCGCCGTACAGGCGCACGCCGATGCCGGTCGCGCTGGCATCGCCAGGCATGGCTTGCGACAACATGTTCGGATCAGCGCTGGTGCCGGGCTGGTAGGCCAGCTGCACGCGCGGCTGGATGGTCAGCCCGCCCGCGCGCGGCACCACCGCATCCATGGCCAGCGCCATGGTGCGCACGCGGCTGTCGGCAAAGCCGCTGGCGGTGGTGATGTCATCGAGATGCAGCGACACCCGGCGCGCACGTTCCGACGTGGCCGCGCTGTCGCGGTCCGTGGCGGCAAGGCCCGGGGCATCGTCATCGGGCCCGGCGCCCGTGGCGCGCGTCAGGAGGGAAGCAGAGGGGGATGACTGCGGCGCCGCCGCGTATTCGACGACGACCGGCTCCAGGGGCTGGACCATCCAGCCGCTTGGCTCGGAGCCTTCGGCGAGTTGATCGGGACCCTGCGCCGCTTCTGCCAGCTCCGGCAGCGCCAGGCTGGCCTGCAGCGGCGGGGCAGCGCCGGCAGCGTCGTGGAACTCCGGCAAGGCTTCGTCTGCGTGGGCCAGCGCACACAACAGCATGGCCAGGATGGCGCAGTAATGCAGGTGATGGTGGACGATGCCGGGATGCGCGGCACAGCCGTGCCATCCGGGGTTCGTCCCCGCCTCCCTCTCTCTCGATGATGACAAGACCACAGTCATGGCAACCACCTTCGGGACGTTATAAGAGCCTGCCCGATGAGCTTGAGCATAGGTCAAATGCCCCGCCAGCGTTAGCCGCGAATGTGTGGCGGCGCGCGCCCGCAGGCCGTTGCGGAACAGCTCCGAAGGCCGGCGTGGCTGGCGCAAATTGCAGAAGATTTGGACAGCCGCCGCAGCCTTTTCGACAATAATGTCGGCAATGACAAAATTTCCACGCATGGCCCGGCCGCTGGCTGCCGGGTCGAGACAGCATGGCCCTGCGGCAACGCGCCCGACGGCCTGATCCCGACCATGGCACTGCCATGAGCCCCGGCAGCGCGCCGCGCCGCAGCCTGCAGCGCAAGCTGTCGATGGCCACCGCGGTGGGCGGCCTCTGCACGGTGGTGCTGGCCGCCCTGGTGATCGCCGGCTCGTACGGCGACTTCGCCACGGCGCGGCAGAACCTGTACGACATCTCGGCGTACCGCGAGGTGCTGGACGCCGCCAATACGCTGTCCGCCGAACGCGGCCCGGCCAACAGCGTGCTGGGCGAGCCGCCGTCGCCGCACAGTGCGGCGCGCGAGCGCCTGCAGGCGTTCCGCGCGCGCAGCGACGCCGCGCTGGCGCGGCTGGCCGCGCCGCCGCCCGCTCCCTTCGGCCTGCACAGCCACCACCTGCCGCCGCTGATGATCGAGCGCGTGCGCGAGCGCCTGGCGCGCGCGCGCACCGAGATCGACGAACTGGCCGCGCGCCCGCCGCAGCAGCGTGACATGGACGAGATCCGCCATGCCATCGAAAGCATGTTCGAGGTCGTCGACGCGCTGCAGCCGGCCATCGCCTGGCAGGTGCGCGAGCTTTCCGTTTGCGATGACGGGCTTGCCGCCCCCGCCCTCACCGGCAAGATGCTGGGCGACCTGCGCGAGTACGCCGGGCGCATGGCGTCGCAGATCATGGCACCGGTGGCGGCGCGCCAGCCGATCCCGGTGCGCAGCCTGGTCGATGCGACGCGCTCGCGCGGACGGCTGCTGGAGCTGTGGCAGCTGGCCGGGCCGGCGTACAACATGTTCGGCGCCGCGCCCGCGCTGGAGCAGGCGTATGCCGACGCCGGCCACCAGTTCTTCGGCCGCGGCGTTGCCATGGTCGACAGCCTGGTCGCGCAGGGGCGCATCTCGGGCAACTACTCGATGACGCCCACCGAACTGACCAACCGCTACGTGCCCACGCTGGAGCCGCTTGAGCGGCTGCGCAGCGTGTTCCTGGACGAAGTGGTGGCGCATTTCACCAGCACGCGCGAGCGCGCGCTGCGCCGGCTCGCGGCCGCGTGCGGCACGTCGGCGCTGATCCTGGCGATACTGGGCTACATGCTGGTGTTCGCGCGGCGCGCGGTGTTCCTGCCGCTGCTGCGCGCGCGGGCGGAGGTGATCGCGCTGGCCGAGGACCGGGGCCACCCGCACGATGCCGTGCAGGCCATGCGCCCCGGCCAGGCCGCCGAGATGCGGCGCCTGTTCGATGCCATCGACATCCTGCGGCGCAAGCTGCGCGAGCGCGCCGCGCTGACCGCACAGCTGGAGCAGCAGGCCCGCACCGACAGCCTGACCGGCCTGCTGAACCGGCGCGCGCTGGAGCTGGTCGCAACCCGGTACGGGGCGCACGAGAGCGCCAGCCTGGTGCTGATCGACGTCGACCGCTTCAAGCAGATCAATGACCGCCACGGCCACGCCGCCGGCGACCAGGTGTTGCGCAACATCGCCGCGCAGATGCGCGCGCTGGTGCCGGCCGAGGGCGTGCTGGCACGCTTTGGCGGCGAGGAGTTCGCGCTGTGGCTGCCGCACGGCCGGCCCGGCGCAGCCGCCGCGCTGGCCGAAACGCTGCGCGCGGCCATTGCATCGCGGCCGGTCTACCTGTCCGGCACCACGCAGCTTGGCGTGACCGCGAGCTTCGGCGTGGCCGTCGGCCATGGCGGCGCGGCACACTGGCAGCGCCTGTTCGGCGCGGCCGATGCGGCGATGTACCGCGCCAAGGCGGAAGGCCGCAACTGCGTGCGCGAGGCGCAGGACCTGGAAGGGATGCCGGGGCGCTGAGCACGACAGGCAAAAAAAAGCCCGCTTGCGCGGACCGTCTTGTCATTGCCCGTTCCCGTCCGGATTGACGTAAACGAAGAAAGGCTCGCTTGCGCGAGCCTTTCCGAATTTTGGTGCCCAGAAGAGGACTCGAACCTCCACAGTGTTGCCACCGCTAGGACCTGAACCTAGTGCGTCTACCAATTCCGCCATCTGGGCTTCGTTTCGCTGCATTGCTGCTGCGATGCGAAGAAAGAAATTATGCCGAGCGCCCCCAGCGCTGTCAACACCCTTCCGCAAAAAACTTTGTGCACGCTATGCCGCACCGCCGCCGCGCAGGAAATCCACCTGCGCCGGGCGGCCGGGCAGCGCCAGCGCCGCGGTCGCCGCCGGCGTGGTGGCGATGGTCTTGCCGGCGCGCAGCACGCGCAGGCGCGTGCTGCGCAGCCGGATCGCCTCGACCGGGTCGCGCGCCTGCAGCAGCACCAGGTCGGCGCGGCAGCCGGGCGCCAGGCCATAGCCGTCCAGCCCCAGGATGCTCGCCGGCGCCGCCGTCACCGCGTCGAAGCACGCGCGCATCGCCTCCTGCCCCGTCATCTGCGCCACGTGCAGGCCCATGTGCGCCACTTCCAGCATGTCGCCGGAGCCGAGGCCGTACCACGGGTCCATCACGCAATCGTGGCCGAACGCGACCGGCACGCCGGCCGCCATCAGCTCGGGCACCCGCGTCATGCCGCGGCGCCGCGGGTAGGTATCGTGCCGCCCCTGCAGCGTGATGTTGATCAGCGGATTGGCGATCGCCGCCACGCCGGCCTCGCGCATCAGCGGGATCAGCTTGGACACGTAGTAGTTGTCCATCGAATGCATCGAGGTCAGGTGCGATCCCGCCACCCTGCCCTGCAGGCCCAGCCGCACGGTTTCGCTGGCCAGGGTCTCGATATGGCGCGACAGCGGATCGTCGCTTTCATCGCAATGCATGTCGACGCGCAGGCCGCGATCGGCCGCCAGCTCGCACAGCAGCCGCACCGACTCCGCGCCCTGCGCCATGGTGCGCTCGAAATGCGGGATGCCGCCGACCACGTCGACCCCCAGGTCCAGCGAGCTCTTCAGGCTGGCGAGCGCGCCAGGCGCGCGCAGCACGCCGTCCTGCGGGAACGCCACCAGTTGCAGGTCCAGGTAGGGCCGCACGCGTTCGCGCACGTGCAGCAGCGCCTCGACCGCCAGCAGGCGCGGATCGCACACGTCCACATGCGAGCGGATCGCCAGCAGCCCGCGCGCCACGGCCCAGTCGCAATAGGCCAGCGCGCGCTCGACGATGGCGTCCTGCGTCAGCAGCGGCTTGAGCTCGCCCCACAGCGCAATGCCTTCCAGCAGCGTGCCCGACTGGTTCACGCGCGGCAGCCCGTACGACAGCGTGGAATCCATATGGAAGTGCGCGTCGACGAACGGCGGCGTCACCAGCTGGCCGGCGGCGTCGATCTCTTCGCCAGCGCGCGCGGCCAGGGCCGGCTCCACGGCGGCGATGCGGCCGCCGGCAATGCCGATATCGATGCCGGTGCGCCCGTCGGGCAGGCTGCAATGCCGCAGGATCAGGTCGAGCATGGGTGGTGTCGGGCTATCCGGTATCGTGCAGGGCTCAGGCCAGCGGTACGGGCGCCAGGCCGCAGCCGCGCAGCAGCATCACCACCACGTGCTCGGTGGCGTGCGCATAGTCCTGCGGCTGCAGGCGGCTGATACCCAGCACCGCGCAGACCTGCGATTCAAAGTCCGCATAGGTCTGCGTGGCGGCCCAGATGGTGAAGAACAGGTGCTGCGGATCGACCGGCGCCATCTGGCCGCGGTCGATCCACTGCTGCACCACCGCGGCCTTGCGCGACACCAGTTCGCGCAGGGCGTGGCGCAGCACCTCGCCGATCTCGGGCGCGCCGTGCAGCAGCTCGTTGGCGAACACCCGCGACGCATCCGGATGGCTGGCCGACAGCCGCATCTTGGCGCGGATGTACTGCTCCAGCGCGACCTGCGGCGGCAGCTCGGCGCGGATCACGTCGGCCTCCGACAACCACAGCTGCAGCGTGTGCGCCAGCACCGCGCGGTACAGCGCCTGCTTGGTGCGGAAGTAGTAGTGCAGGTTCGACTTGGGCACCCCCGCGCGCATGGCGATCTCGGCCATGGTGGCGCCGGCAAACCCGGCACGCGCAAACACGTGCTCGGCCGCGCGCAGGATCATGGCCTGGTTCTCCTGCCGGATGCGCCCGCCCGCCTCGCGCAGCGGCGGCGTACGCAGCGTCGGCGCAAGCGCGGCGCGCGAGTCCATCAGCGCGTGCCGTACAGGCGGTCGCCGGCATCGCCCAGGCCGGGCACGATATAGCCGTGCTCGTTGAGCGTCTCGTCGATGGCCGCGGTAACGATGCCGACGTCCGGATGCGCGGCGCGCAGCGCGCGCAGGCCGGGGCGCGACGCGATCAGGCACACGTACTTCATGGTGGTGACGCCGGCCTCCCTGAGCCGGTTCAGCGCGGCGATCGCCGAATTGCCGGTGGCCAGCATCGGATCGACCACGATCACCATGCGTTCGTGGATGTCCTCGGGCATCTTGAAGTAATACTCGATCGGCTCGAGCGTCTCGGGGTCGCGGTACAGGCCGATGTGGCCGACACGCGCCGCCGGCAGCAGGTCGAGCATGCCGTCGAGAAAGCCGTTGCCCGCGCGCAGGATCGACACCAGGCACAGCTTCTTGCCCGACAGCACGCGCGACTGCGTGGCCGCGATCGGCGTGCGAATCGCGACGGTTTCCATCGCCAGGTCGCGCGTGGCTTCGTAGGTCAGCAGCTGGCTGATCTCGCGCACCAGGCGGCGGAAGTTGTCGGTGGTGGTCTCTTCGCTGCGCACCAGCGTGACCTTGTGCTGCACCAGCGGGTGGTCGACCACCATCACGCCGGACAGGCTGGCAGGGTCGGCGGAATCCGGCGCGCCGGGCTCGACTGCGGGAACAGCGGACATGTCGTTCATGGTGACGCTCCTGATGCCACGTTGCACAAGCCATCCGTGCCGGGAACGCCGCCCGCGGCGCGG
Proteins encoded in this region:
- the upp gene encoding uracil phosphoribosyltransferase, which translates into the protein MNDMSAVPAVEPGAPDSADPASLSGVMVVDHPLVQHKVTLVRSEETTTDNFRRLVREISQLLTYEATRDLAMETVAIRTPIAATQSRVLSGKKLCLVSILRAGNGFLDGMLDLLPAARVGHIGLYRDPETLEPIEYYFKMPEDIHERMVIVVDPMLATGNSAIAALNRLREAGVTTMKYVCLIASRPGLRALRAAHPDVGIVTAAIDETLNEHGYIVPGLGDAGDRLYGTR